The nucleotide sequence TCGGCGAGACGTACTGGGCCGGGCGGGGCCTCGGCGCGTTCCGCCGCGTGGGCGACGCGCCCGCGGAGCGCCTCTCCGTCTCGGGTATCGCGGACCTCGCCGACGCCACGCTCTCCCTCGGCGAGCCCCGCTGCCTGCTCGCCCCGCCCCTAGGCGAGCGGGTGACGCGCCTCGCGCTCGCGGCGGCGCAGGCCCGCTGTTACGGCGACCTCGCCGGCGCGGCGCTCGTGCTCACGGGACGGGCCGAGGCCTGGATCGAGGCGGGCGTGAAGATATGGGACATCGCCGCGCTCGCCGTGCTCGTCGAGGAGGCCGGCGGCCGGTTCACCGATTTCGAGGGCCGCCCCAGCGTCGCCTCGGGCCATTGCGTGGCCTCGAATGGGAAGCTCCACGCGGAGATCCTCGCCGCGCTCCGCGCGGACGGTTTTTCCTGAACGATCATTCCTACGGCCGGGGCAGGTGAATCTCCGCGCTCGCCCACGACGACGGCGGCGCGTGGCCTCCCGTGAAGAGCGCCGATCCGTCCTCGAGCAGCGCCGCCGCGAGCGAGCTGCGCGGGGTGTCGAGCGAGGGCGCGCGGCTCCACGTGTTCGCCGCAGGATCGAAGAGCTCCACCGAGGCGAGCGTATGGCCGTCGTCATCCTCGCCGCCGGCCACGAGCACGCGCCCGTCGGGCAGGCCGACGAGGGCACTCCCGAAGCGCGTCTCCGCCATCGGCGCCACGCTCGACCACGTGTTCGTCGCGGGGTTCCAGCGCTCCGCCGTCGCCACCGCGTGCACACCGACGATACCTCCCGCGACGAGGACCCCGCCGTCGTCGAGCAGCGCCGCGACGTGCCCGCCGCGCCGCGCCCGCAGAGACCCCGCTTGTTGCCATCGATCGAGGCTCGGGTGGTAAATCTCCGCGGTCGCGAGCCGCGCCGCGCCCCCGACGCCCGCGGCGACGAGGACGTTTCCGTCCGCGAGCGCGGTCGCCGTGAACTCGGAGCGCGGCGCGACCATCGGCGCGGCTGGACGGAAGGCGCCGGTGGCCGGGTCGAACACGTCGACGAGCGCGACGGTCCGCGCGCCGTCGTATCCACCGGCGACGAGCACGCGGCCGTCCGGTAACGACGCCGCGGCGTGGTAGATCCGCGGCACGCGCATCGAGCCGACGCGCTGGAAGGTATTCGACGCGGGATCGAAGACCTCCGCGGTCTCCGTCGGATCCCCCGGGGCCCGCTCGCCGCCGGCGACGAGCACGCGCCCGTCGTCGAGCAAAACCGCAATGTGATGCGCCCGCGGCTCCGAGGACGCCCCGACGGGGACGAAGCGCGCGGCGGCGGGATCGTATACCTCCGCGGAGGCGAGGTACGAATCGCCGTCGAGGCCGCCGACGAGGAGGACGCGGCCGTCGGCGAGCGTCGTCGCGGTATGGGCGCGGCGCGCGGTGGTCATCGTGGCGACGCGGAAGGTGCGGCCCTGGTCGTCGCGTGGGGAATGAATACGGGGCAGGAGCAGGCGTGCGGGCGCGGGCAATCGCGGGGGGCGGAGGCCGCCGGGCCCCGAAGCGCCATACGCGGGCAGCGCAGGATGGAGGAGCACGAGTCCGAGGGCGAGGACCAGGGAGCGGGCGTGAGGGTGACGCATTTCTCTCGCCCCGCACGGCCTGGCAAGAGCCGCGCCCGCTCTGAACCGTGCCCCGCGCTTGACCGAAGGCCGCGCTCGGGCGCATCGTCCTTGCTGGGGGACGGAAAGAGGAGGAGAACGACGACATGCCGGCACGAGGAAGGAAGGTGCTCGTCACGGGCGCGACGGACGGTATCGGGCGCGCCACGGCGAAGCTGCTCCTCGAGCGGGGCGGCGAGGTGATTCTCCACGGGCGCTCCTCGGAGAAGGTCCGCGAGCTCGCGCTGGAATTCGAGCTCCTCACGGGCACCCGTCCGCGCCACGTCGTCTCGGATCTGAGCTCGCTCGCGTCCGTGGCGGCGATGGTCCGCGCCCTCGCCGCGGAGCTCACCGAAATCGACGTCCTCGTGAACAACGCGGGCGTGGGCGCGGGCGCGAAAGGAGACGCGCGGGAGGTGACCGGAGACGGCCACGAGAAGCGCTTCGCGGTGAACTACCTGGCGCCCGTCGCGCTCACCGAGCTCTGGCTCTCGCTCTGCCAGCGCCCGCCGCGGGTCATCGTGAACGTGGCCTCCGCGGGGCAGGAGGCGCTCGATTTCGACGATCTGATGACCACGATGGAGTACGAGGGGCTACGCGCCTATCGAAGGAGCAAGCTCGCGCTCGTCATGTGGACGTTCGATCTCGCGCAGAAATACCCCGATATCGCGATCAACGCGCTGCACCCGGGCTCGATGCTGGACACCAAGATCGTGCGCGAGACGTTCGGCCAGCCCTGGGGCAAGCCGGAGGACGGCGCGCGCGCGATCCGGCTCCTCATCGAGCGCTCGCTCTCGGATCAGATCACCGGCGAATACTTCGACGTCGAGCGCCCCGCGCGCGCGAACGCGCAGGCCTACGACGACCGCGCCCGGGCGGCCCTCCGCCGCGCCACGGAAGCCCTGCTCGCCCCCGTCCTCGCGACCCGCTGACCCCCTCGAGCCAGCCTTCTTTTTTGCCCTCGGCGGCCGAGGCGCTCGGATCACGCGTCTTCGGGAACCTTGGGTCCGAGCCGCTGTCGCTGCCTCCGAGCAGGGAGAGAGTGGCGGTCGAATGCGGGGCTCGGCCCCTTCGATCGGGCTCCCTCGAGAAAGAAAACAGGCTCCGAGCACGAAAATAACCCCCCGAGCCTCTCGCGGGGGCATTTGCCCGCCTCGGCGGGACGGCACGGCAGGAAAGGCTGGCTCACCATGGAAGGCAAGCAAAAGGTCGCGCTCACGTTCGCGCTGTACCAGAATGACGCGCTCGTCCGTCGAGAGACGGTCACGCAGGACATCGTCAAGGTCGGAAAGGACCCGAAGAGCCACCTCCGGGTGGACGACGAGCTCGCCTCGCGTATGCACGCCGTCATCGAGGTCGCGTCGCCCGAGGACATCACCCTCATCGACCTCGGCAACGAGCCCGGCACGCTCGTCAATGGCGCGCGGATCAACAAGACGAAGGTCAAGGCGGGGGATCAGCTCCAGATCGGCGGCACGAGGCTCGTGCTCGAGAAGGCCGAGGCCGTGGCCGTCGCGGCCGGGGCGGCGAGATCCGGGGCAAACCCGTTCGCCGCGCCCTCGGCGAACCCGTTCGGCGCGCCCGCGGCCTCCGCGTCGTTTGGCGGAGCGAACCCGTTCGGCGCGGCGCCCGCGGCGAGCCCGTTCGGCGGCGATCCGTTTGGCATGCAAAACCCGTTCGCGCAGCCGAAGGCGCCCGCGCACGACGAGGTGCCGCACGACGCGCCCGAGGGTTCGTACACGTACCAGCTCGTCAAGAGCGGCCCGGACGTCCCGACGGAGGAGCTCGAGACGCCGTCCGCGTCGGTCGAGGTGATGGTGATGTGGGATCAGATGATCCTGAACGTCGCGCACCTGACGCCGCCGCGCTCGTATTACGTGGGCGAGGAGGAGACGAAAAACGTCAAGTGTGATTACTTCGTCCCCCAGGAGAAACTCGGCGCGACGCGCGCGCCGGTGGTGCTCGCGGAGAAGGGTGGGGCTGTCTCGGTGGTGCTCCTGCCGCGGGCGAAGGGCACGATCGAGATCGCGGGCCAGCCGAAGATGACGGTGCAGCAGGCGATCGACAGCGGCAAGACGCAGCCGTGCGCCGAGCTCTCGGGCGCATTCCAGATGGCGCTGCCGCCCGGATCGAAGGCGCGGATCGAGGTGGACGGGCTGATCTTCCAGGTCTCGACGGTGAACGCGGGCCGCGTCGTCGCGGGTCACGTGCAGCTCGACACGACGAATTACCTTTATCAGGGGCTCTCGGCGGCCGTGCACGTGGGCCTGCTCGCCGCGATGGCGTTTTTCATGCCGCCGCTCGGCGCGACGGACGGTGACGGCATCTCGGACGATCAGAAGTACATGCTCCAGCAATACCTCGCCGCCGCGGCGGAGAAGGAGCTGGAGGAGAAGCAGACCGAGATGACGGCCGAGAACAACGCCGACAACAAGGAGGGCGGCACCGGCACGAAGGCGAAGGGCGAGGAGGGTTCGATGGGGAACCCGACCACGAAGGCGTCGGGCAACCGTTATGGCGTGCAGGGCCCGCAGGACAACCCCGATCCGCACATCGCGCGGCAAGCGGCGCTGCGCGACGCGGCGGAGTTCGGCATGATCGGCCTGCTCAACGCGGGCGCCGGCGGCGATCCGAATGCGCCGACGGCCCCGTGGGGCCGCGACGATTCGCTCGGCAACGACGCGCTGTCGGCCCGCGGCAACATGTGGGGCGACAACATCGGCGACTCGTTCGGCGCGGGCGGCCTCGGTTTGTCCGGTATCGGCGAGGGCGGCGGAGGTCGCGGCGAGGGTATCGGCCTCGGCTCGATCGGCACGATCGGCCACGGCGCGGGCACGGGCCCGGGCCAGGGCTTCGGCAATGGGCACGGCAAGCTGTCGGGCTCGCACCGCACGAAGCCGCCGCAGGTTCGAATGGGCGCGACGAGCGTGAGCGGTCGCCTGCCGCCCGAGGTCATCCAGCGCATCGTGCGCCAGAACTTCGGCCGGTTCCGCCTGTGTTACGAGAATGGCCTGCGGAACAACCCGAACCTGCAGGGGCGCGTGGGGGTTCGTTTCGTCATCGGCCGCGACGGCGCGGTCTCGAACGTGGGCAATGGCGGCTCGGACATGCCGGACGGCGGCGTGGTGTCCTGCGTGGTCCGCGCCTTTTATGGTCTGTCCTTCCCGCAGCCGGAGGGCGGCATCGTGACGGTCGTCTATCCGATCATGTTCAGCCCCGGCGGCTGATCGCGGCCCGGGTGGGTGGCGAGGGTGACCGCATTGGCTCGCCTTCGCCCCCACGACCGGAGCACGTCACCCGGAGGAGGTCGTGAGCGTCTCCGGAGACCCTTCGACCCCTCCCGAAGAGGGTCGTGACCGTCTCCGGAGACCGTTCGAACCGTCCCGACGAGGGTCACGAGGGACGCGGGGGCGGCGTGGAGGTGCCTCGGCGAGGGTGGATCCGGCCCGGAGGTCGGGTCGACGCCCGTCGTGAGCTGGTTCGAGGTGTGTCAGGCGACAGGCCAACCCGGGGTGGAGCCGCGTCGACCTGCCTGCGGAGAGGGGTCGATCTCGCTGGGCCTGGGCCCGTAGGGCCGGAAACACGGTCGGGACCCTGGCGACAGACGGTTCGGTGTGTCTGCCGGCGCGGGCCTGACCCGGTTGGAGGCTGTCGCGACCCTCAGCGGCTCGGCTCGTGGCCTGCCCCTCGAGGGTCGGCGTGCCTGGAGAGCCCGTCGAGCTCGGCCAGATCCTCGGGGCCCAAGGCGATGGAGGCGCTCGCGAGGTTCTCCCTCAGATGCGTGATGGACGACGTGCCGGGAATGAGCAACACGTTGGGCGACCGCCGCAGGAGCCACGCGAGCGCCACCTGCATCGGCGTCGCCCCGACACGCGCGGCCACGGCGCTCAGCGCGCTCGATTGCAGCGGCGCAAACCCGCCGAGCGGGAAGAAGGGCACGTACGCCACGCCGAGCGCGGCGAGCTCGTCGATCACGGCGTCGTCGTGGCGGTGGGCCAGGTTGTAGTAATTCTGCACGCACACGATCTCGGCGAGCTTGCGTCCCTCCGCGATCTGCGCGGCCGTGACGTTGCTCAAGCCGATGTGCCGGATGAGCCCGCGGCGCTGGAGCTCGGCGAGGGCCGTGAGCGGCGCTTCGATGGAGCCTTCCGCGGGGCCCGCGGCGCTGAACATCACGCGGAGGTTCACGACGTCGAGCACGTCCAGGCCGAGGTTCCGGAGGTTGTCGAAAACCGCGCGCTCGATGTCGGCGGCGGAGGACGCGGGCTCCCACGACCCCGTCGGGCCGCGCACGGCGCCGACCTTCGTGGCGATGACGAGGCCGTCGCGGTACGGATGCAGCGCCTCGCGGATGATCTCGTTCGTGACGTGGGGGCCGTAGATGTCGCTGGTGTCGACGTGGTCGACGCCCAGAGCGATGGCCTCGCGCAGCACGGCGACCGCGGCCTTCCGATCCTTCGGGGGACCAAAGGCGTTGGGGCCGGCGAGCTGCATGGCGCCGTAACCGAGGCGACGAACGGTGTGAGCGCCGAGGCGGTAGGTGTCTGCGATGGGGAGGTCTTTCATGTCGTGCTCCTTGGGAAGGGTGGAGTCGCCGCGGGATTTACGCAGCGATTCGCTGCACGACAATCCGTCGCAATCTGCACGGCCTGTGCGATGATCTGCACAGCCGATGGATGAACTGGCAGACCTCACCGCCTTCCTGACGGTCGCCCGTGAGGGTGGCTTTCGCAGCGCCGCCCGTGCGGCGGGCACGAGCGCGTCCCGCATGGGCGACGCGGTTCGTCGACTGGAAGCCCGGCTCGGGGTTCGGCTGCTCCATCGCACCACCCGCAGCGTCACACCCACCGACGCGGGAGCGCGCTTGCTCGAGCGGATCGCCCCGGCGCTCGGCGAAGTGCGCGCGGCTCTCGACGTGGTCAACGACTTCCGTGATCGCCCCGCGGGTCGTCTGCGGCTCAACGTGCCGACCGTCGCCGCGCGGCTCGTCCTTCCTCGCATCGTGCCGCCCTTCCTCGCGAAGTACCCCGACAT is from Polyangium spumosum and encodes:
- a CDS encoding inositol monophosphatase family protein, with the protein product MSDLDLERAVATARAAAEAAAAASLVHFRSGVRVETKPDRTPVTAADRDAEAAIFAVIRAEFPDHALLGEETGAHEGADREARWIVDPLDGTRGFSRGGSFWGPLVALELRGVVVAGAMALPALGETYWAGRGLGAFRRVGDAPAERLSVSGIADLADATLSLGEPRCLLAPPLGERVTRLALAAAQARCYGDLAGAALVLTGRAEAWIEAGVKIWDIAALAVLVEEAGGRFTDFEGRPSVASGHCVASNGKLHAEILAALRADGFS
- a CDS encoding Kelch repeat-containing protein → MRHPHARSLVLALGLVLLHPALPAYGASGPGGLRPPRLPAPARLLLPRIHSPRDDQGRTFRVATMTTARRAHTATTLADGRVLLVGGLDGDSYLASAEVYDPAAARFVPVGASSEPRAHHIAVLLDDGRVLVAGGERAPGDPTETAEVFDPASNTFQRVGSMRVPRIYHAAASLPDGRVLVAGGYDGARTVALVDVFDPATGAFRPAAPMVAPRSEFTATALADGNVLVAAGVGGAARLATAEIYHPSLDRWQQAGSLRARRGGHVAALLDDGGVLVAGGIVGVHAVATAERWNPATNTWSSVAPMAETRFGSALVGLPDGRVLVAGGEDDDGHTLASVELFDPAANTWSRAPSLDTPRSSLAAALLEDGSALFTGGHAPPSSWASAEIHLPRP
- a CDS encoding SDR family NAD(P)-dependent oxidoreductase yields the protein MPARGRKVLVTGATDGIGRATAKLLLERGGEVILHGRSSEKVRELALEFELLTGTRPRHVVSDLSSLASVAAMVRALAAELTEIDVLVNNAGVGAGAKGDAREVTGDGHEKRFAVNYLAPVALTELWLSLCQRPPRVIVNVASAGQEALDFDDLMTTMEYEGLRAYRRSKLALVMWTFDLAQKYPDIAINALHPGSMLDTKIVRETFGQPWGKPEDGARAIRLLIERSLSDQITGEYFDVERPARANAQAYDDRARAALRRATEALLAPVLATR
- a CDS encoding AgmX/PglI C-terminal domain-containing protein, which gives rise to MEGKQKVALTFALYQNDALVRRETVTQDIVKVGKDPKSHLRVDDELASRMHAVIEVASPEDITLIDLGNEPGTLVNGARINKTKVKAGDQLQIGGTRLVLEKAEAVAVAAGAARSGANPFAAPSANPFGAPAASASFGGANPFGAAPAASPFGGDPFGMQNPFAQPKAPAHDEVPHDAPEGSYTYQLVKSGPDVPTEELETPSASVEVMVMWDQMILNVAHLTPPRSYYVGEEETKNVKCDYFVPQEKLGATRAPVVLAEKGGAVSVVLLPRAKGTIEIAGQPKMTVQQAIDSGKTQPCAELSGAFQMALPPGSKARIEVDGLIFQVSTVNAGRVVAGHVQLDTTNYLYQGLSAAVHVGLLAAMAFFMPPLGATDGDGISDDQKYMLQQYLAAAAEKELEEKQTEMTAENNADNKEGGTGTKAKGEEGSMGNPTTKASGNRYGVQGPQDNPDPHIARQAALRDAAEFGMIGLLNAGAGGDPNAPTAPWGRDDSLGNDALSARGNMWGDNIGDSFGAGGLGLSGIGEGGGGRGEGIGLGSIGTIGHGAGTGPGQGFGNGHGKLSGSHRTKPPQVRMGATSVSGRLPPEVIQRIVRQNFGRFRLCYENGLRNNPNLQGRVGVRFVIGRDGAVSNVGNGGSDMPDGGVVSCVVRAFYGLSFPQPEGGIVTVVYPIMFSPGG
- a CDS encoding aldo/keto reductase family oxidoreductase, translated to MKDLPIADTYRLGAHTVRRLGYGAMQLAGPNAFGPPKDRKAAVAVLREAIALGVDHVDTSDIYGPHVTNEIIREALHPYRDGLVIATKVGAVRGPTGSWEPASSAADIERAVFDNLRNLGLDVLDVVNLRVMFSAAGPAEGSIEAPLTALAELQRRGLIRHIGLSNVTAAQIAEGRKLAEIVCVQNYYNLAHRHDDAVIDELAALGVAYVPFFPLGGFAPLQSSALSAVAARVGATPMQVALAWLLRRSPNVLLIPGTSSITHLRENLASASIALGPEDLAELDGLSRHADPRGAGHEPSR